Proteins encoded in a region of the Rutidosis leptorrhynchoides isolate AG116_Rl617_1_P2 chromosome 9, CSIRO_AGI_Rlap_v1, whole genome shotgun sequence genome:
- the LOC139868937 gene encoding U11/U12 small nuclear ribonucleoprotein 48 kDa protein → MDSSPSLPHLPPPPNPNHHHNTATTTTTTTSNDPTQPPNLHTTLSTLKHLIHLSKSTLTSLSTLLPTATTTTVTATCPYNSNHRIPPTSLFHHYLRCPSSPAPIDLTLLNSLHYPNSLQSPLINQIHYSNDTNADLSISLNNYHTSPESNFFYRDCPAVVSFPPSNNDRSSSSNNADRMLTLPAVLLAECDTNNNSNSNADDMRDTISDSDSYVVELLPSEYCNVRNEIDQWKDYPSFYSYGVMRVIACCCVSRNEELTEWILVNSPFYGVVIDVFTRDHILLLFRLTMKAVYREAITYMVSVYNGETAGSSYRFECPVLVKALGWLASQLAILYGEVNGKLFAVSILKQVLLITSSKCLFVFGEKKGNESVDLSEGKDGSRMGVVLVSQVAAAVAALHERSEFETKIKAIRGSWFVPVYQRVQEHEFISKTAEVERKKRPNYRSVIEHDGVLWNRGGNKDSNKSKSREELLAEERDYKRRRMSYRGKKMKRSTTQVMRDIIDEYMEEIKHANMSDHPSEDPSKLASEPSSLSNVHVDKHIHDEFKDKSHQKESKSDNQDKSNKHRRDRKHNEYSPKNDDRHRSSSRSHDRGQRDEHKRSKKDDYSSPDRGHRSRDNRKRSKHNDTRSSSIVSNEFEDRYNPSTSQDADNYDL, encoded by the exons ATGGACTCGTCTCCTTCACTCCCCCACCTCCCTCCCCCTCCAAACCCTAACCACCACCAcaacaccgccaccaccaccaccaccaccacctccaacGACCCTACACAACCACCCAATCTTCACACCACACTCTCAACCCTAAAACACCTCATCCACCTCTCGAAATCAACCCTTACCTCCCTCTCCACTCTCCTCCCAACCGCCACCACAACCACCGTCACCGCTACCTGTCCGTACAACTCCAACCACCGTATCCCTCCGACCTCCCTCTTCCACCACTACCTCCGTTGCCCTTCCTCCCCTGCACCAATTGATCTCACACTCCTCAACTCCCTTCATTACCCTAACTCACTTCAATCTCCATTAATTAATCAAATACACTACTCAAACGACACAAACGCAGACCTCAGCATATCACTAAATAATTATCACACTTCACCTGAATCTAATTTCTTTTACCGCGATTGTCCCGCCGTTGTTTCATTTCCGCCTTCCAATAACGATagaagtagtagtagtaataatgctGATCGTATGCTTACATTGCCTGCTGTTTTATTAGCTGAAtgcgatactaataataatagtaatagtaatgctGATGATATGAGAGATACTATAAGTGATTCTGATTCTTATGTAGTTGAATTACTTCCATCTGAATACTGTAACGTTAGAAACGAAATCGATCAATGGAAGGATTATCCTTCGTTCTATTCATATGGTGTTATGCGAGTAATTGCATGTTGTTGTGTATCTCGAAATGAAGAATTAACGGAATGGATATTGGTGAATTCTCCATTTTACGGGGTTGTGATTGATGTGTTTACGAGGGATCATATTCTGCTGTTATTTAGGTTAACTATGAAAGCTGTATACAGGGAAGCGATTACGTATATGGTGTCAGTTTATAATGGAGAGACGGCGGGTAGTAGTTATAGATTTGAGTGCCCGGTTTTGGTTAAAGCTTTGGGGTGGTTGGCTTCACAGCTTGCTATATTGTATGGTGAAGTTAACGGGAAGTTGTTTGCAGTTAGTATTTTAAAGCAAGTGTTATTGATTACTTCATCGAAATGTTTGTTTGTGTTTGGTGAGAAAAAGGGTAATGAATCTGTTGATTTAAGTGAGGGAAAAGATGGAAGTAGAATGGGAGTGGTATTAGTTTCGCAGGTTGCAGCAGCTGTTGCTGCGTTACATGAACGATCTGAGTTTGAAACAAAAATTAAAGCCATACGTGGATCGTGGTTTGTTCCGGTTTATCAAAG AGTGCAAGAACATGAATTTATATCAAAGACGGCTGAAGTGGAGCGTAAAAAACGTCCAAATTATAGATCTGTAATTGAACATGATGGGGTACTTTGGAATCGGGGAGGTAACAAG GATTCAAATAAAAGTAAGTCACGAGAAGAATTGTTAGCTGAAGAAAGGGATTATAAAAGGCGAAGAATGTCATATCGTGGCAAGAAAATGAAAAGAAGCACCACACAG GTCATGAGGGATATAATCGATGAATACATGGAAGAAATAAAGCATGCAAACATGTCTGATCACCCAAGTGAAGATCCCTCAAAACTTGCATCTGAACCTTCTTCTTTGAGTAATGTTCATGTAGATAAACACATACATGATGAGTTTAAAGACAAAAGTCATCAGAAAGAATCAAAATCTGATAACCAAGACAAAAGTAACAAACATAGACGTGACAGAAAACATAATGAGTATAGCCCCAAGAATGATGATCGACATAGAAGTAGTAGCCGCTCTCATGATCGTGGACAACGAGATGAGCACAAGCGCTCCAAAAAAGACGATTATTCAAGCCCTGATAGAGGCCATAGATCACGCGATAATCGCAAACGAAGCAAGCACAATGACACAAGATCATCATCCATTGTATCCAATGAATTTGAGGACAGATACAATCCTTCTACATCTCAAGATGCTGATAATTATGATCTGTAA